One Malania oleifera isolate guangnan ecotype guangnan chromosome 10, ASM2987363v1, whole genome shotgun sequence genomic region harbors:
- the LOC131165727 gene encoding cyclin-U4-1-like — MANPETPAAIPKIISLLSFLLQKVAGLNDLNRRVLPRDVSVFHSTTLPSISIRKYLERIFKNADCSPCCFVVAFVYIDRISRMHPSFPINSLNIHRLLITSVMVAAKFADDICHNNAHYASIGGVSRAEMNFLELKFVFGLGFHLHVSRSTYNTYCSYLRYQMLLESPLDYVESPPNIKERSSGKLEELGFKEDGDW; from the exons ATGGCGAACCCCGAAACCCCCGCCGCCATACCCAAGATCATCTCTTTACTCTCGTTCCTCTTACAGAAGGTCGCCGGACTGAACGATCTCAATCGCCGGGTACTGCCCCGGGATGTCTCTGTCTTCCACAGCACTACCCTCCCCTCCATATCGATACGGAAGTATCTGGAGAGGATTTTCAAGAACGCCGACTGCAGCCCCTGCTGTTTCGTCGTCGCCTTCGTTTACATCGATCGCATCTCTCGCATGCACCCCAGTTTCCCCATCAATTCCTTGAATATTCATCGATTGCTCATCACCAGCGTCATGGTTGCCGCCAAATTCGCGGATGATAT aTGTCACAACAATGCCCACTATGCAAGTATTGGAGGAGTGAGCAGGGCAGAGATGAATTTTCTGGAATTGAAGTTTGTGTTTGGATTGGGATTCCACCTGCACGTCTCTCGATCCACCTACAACACCTACTGTTCCTACCTCCGCTACCAAATGTTGCTGGAATCGCCCCTGGATTACGTGGAGTCTCCTCCCAATATCAAGGAAAGATCTTCAGGGAAGCTTGAGGAATTGGGTTTCAAGGAAGATGGTGATTGGTGA